In the genome of Mytilus edulis chromosome 3, xbMytEdul2.2, whole genome shotgun sequence, one region contains:
- the LOC139515401 gene encoding uncharacterized protein yields MSDSGIMKPEGIPIRNVQEYTTHSWRSWKRKNVYLVNVTFFRQDKVKQVYVFRKSATKFATFHSDKLLRESRRGLAIQNNTSYRNWCVLSNMLIVATPSNGQNTIFCVQVIGTSGLSFISQDDLGNSKSNIYPDSVVVSFLTKRNPHSTPTKDSITNPCTRLNPQSEQFYTNVTIWKGLEASK; encoded by the exons ATGTCAGACAGCGGTATTATGAAACCCGAAGGAATACCTATCCGTAATGTTCAAGAATATACAACACACTCCTGGAGGAGCTGGAAACGTAAGAATGTTTACCTG GTAAATGTGACATTCTTCAGACAGGATAAAGTAAAGCAGGTTTATGTTTTTCGAAAAAGCGCGACCAAGTTTGCCACATTTCACTCAGATAAACTTCTACGTGAATCTCGTCGAGGATTAGCAATTCAGAATAACACgag TTACCGTAATTGGTGTGTTTTATCCAACATGTTAATAGTAGCCACACCGAGCAATGGACAGAATACTATTTTTTGTGTACAAGTTATTGGAACCTCAGGTTTATCCTTTATCAGTCAAGACGATCTGG GAAATTCTAAGTCGAATATATATCCAGATTCAGTTGTTGTGTCTTTTCTGACTAAAA GAAATCCACACAGTACTCCTACCAAAGATTCCATAACAAATCCATGTACCAGATTGAATCCCCAATCAGAACAGTTCTACACTAATGTGACTATTTGGAAAGGGCTCGAAGCAAGCAAGTAA